The following proteins are encoded in a genomic region of Cyclonatronum proteinivorum:
- the csm2 gene encoding type III-A CRISPR-associated protein Csm2 → MAYRKMREVEQAMLNWVKDGVRSKSDIDLIEDIGKFIADAKEDNRGGYRSGFNAVTTSQIRIAYGEITRLKMKFDDTSLMMLRPKLAYAAARANDKGGTYASLSEIIKLGVNAVSAMEQHQKQKAFNNLASVFEAILAYHKAYGGK, encoded by the coding sequence ATGGCATACAGAAAAATGCGAGAAGTAGAGCAGGCCATGCTCAACTGGGTGAAAGATGGCGTCCGTTCGAAATCGGATATTGATTTAATTGAAGATATCGGAAAGTTCATTGCGGATGCGAAAGAGGATAACAGGGGAGGATATCGCAGTGGTTTTAATGCAGTAACAACCTCCCAAATCCGCATAGCATACGGAGAGATTACCCGTCTCAAGATGAAATTTGATGATACCTCACTGATGATGCTTCGGCCTAAACTGGCCTATGCGGCAGCCCGGGCGAACGATAAGGGTGGTACCTACGCAAGCCTGAGCGAAATCATCAAGCTCGGCGTGAATGCGGTATCCGCTATGGAGCAGCACCAAAAACAAAAAGCATTTAACAACCTTGCAAGTGTATTCGAGGCCATCCTCGCCTATCACAAAGCATACGGAGGCAAATAA
- the csm3 gene encoding type III-A CRISPR-associated RAMP protein Csm3, producing the protein MKKLLKKIFFKAELKAESGLHIGGSNLAMAIGGADAIVIRDVLTQEPLIPGSSVKGKMRSLTEKLLGAYQPVNMGAVKFGPYTKLDASAKDIIPMLYGSAEGNEKNIPSRIIVRDARMDAQSVEKLRNSDHTDMLFTEVKTEVVIDRVTSAAMPRQLERVPAGAVFHLEIVLNIFEDDDEQKMKDYVMMGLKLLEDDYLGGKGSRGSGQVSINWDKFEAAIRQKTFEDYEKNREAQPYQSA; encoded by the coding sequence ATGAAAAAACTACTCAAAAAAATCTTTTTCAAAGCAGAACTCAAAGCAGAAAGCGGCCTGCATATTGGCGGCAGTAACCTTGCTATGGCAATAGGCGGTGCCGATGCCATTGTGATCCGTGATGTGCTCACACAAGAGCCGCTCATTCCGGGCAGCAGCGTGAAAGGCAAAATGCGTTCACTTACTGAAAAGCTGCTGGGCGCTTATCAGCCCGTCAATATGGGTGCTGTTAAATTCGGGCCATACACCAAACTTGATGCTTCTGCTAAGGATATCATCCCGATGCTTTACGGCAGTGCAGAAGGAAATGAGAAGAACATCCCAAGCCGGATTATTGTACGCGATGCCCGCATGGACGCCCAATCGGTGGAAAAACTCCGTAATTCTGATCACACCGATATGCTTTTCACCGAAGTGAAGACCGAAGTCGTGATTGACCGCGTAACCTCCGCAGCGATGCCGCGACAGCTTGAGCGCGTACCGGCCGGTGCTGTTTTCCATCTGGAAATTGTGCTCAATATTTTTGAGGATGATGATGAGCAGAAAATGAAGGACTACGTGATGATGGGGCTCAAACTGCTTGAAGATGATTACCTCGGCGGGAAAGGCTCAAGGGGCAGCGGTCAGGTTTCAATTAACTGGGATAAGTTTGAGGCTGCCATCCGTCAGAAAACCTTTGAAGACTACGAGAAGAACCGCGAAGCGCAACCTTATCAGTCAGCGTAA
- the csm4 gene encoding type III-A CRISPR-associated RAMP protein Csm4 yields the protein MKTEVVFLKPLAPFHLQTGGLSHESTDVFPRADTLSAALTYLWFRQYGEVPGFPHELPFRISSCFPVVVDEQGNQIQLYPKPLGVSIDPSSTDHKMFKSIDWIDEVLFEKWRIAGKDFMDIPSDANDKRLAFGGKVLLAEPRSFAADKLYDQLARTRVVLDRVTQASVPFHYVQTHFSASTLFSIHIQVDAAHKDTFMALLRLLGDEGIGADRTVGMGQFEVLPEVIEREYTEKEPVSKWFNLGIFNPGGQVGAIQWEDSVYSIVNRSGWVSGTSLRRSPVIAVGESALLKTAGASAPEGTIPLVLDKDSELIPEAVRIDHHVYRDCRGFFIPTMH from the coding sequence ATGAAAACGGAAGTTGTATTTCTTAAACCCCTCGCCCCCTTCCATCTTCAGACGGGAGGGCTGAGCCATGAGTCCACCGATGTGTTCCCGCGCGCGGATACCCTCTCGGCTGCCCTCACTTATCTGTGGTTCCGGCAGTACGGGGAAGTGCCCGGATTTCCGCACGAGCTGCCGTTCAGGATTTCCTCCTGCTTCCCGGTTGTCGTTGATGAGCAGGGCAATCAGATTCAGCTTTACCCGAAACCGCTTGGTGTGAGCATTGACCCTTCGTCAACAGATCATAAAATGTTCAAATCCATTGACTGGATTGACGAGGTGCTGTTCGAAAAATGGCGGATAGCCGGGAAAGACTTCATGGATATTCCTTCGGATGCCAACGATAAGCGTCTTGCCTTCGGCGGAAAAGTGCTGCTTGCCGAGCCCCGCAGCTTCGCGGCGGATAAGCTCTACGATCAGCTCGCCCGTACCCGTGTTGTCCTCGACCGGGTGACGCAAGCCTCTGTGCCGTTTCATTACGTGCAGACCCATTTCTCCGCATCTACCTTGTTCAGCATACACATACAGGTTGACGCTGCACATAAAGACACTTTTATGGCACTGCTCCGCTTGCTTGGTGATGAGGGGATTGGCGCTGACCGTACGGTCGGGATGGGGCAGTTTGAAGTATTGCCGGAAGTGATTGAAAGGGAATACACCGAAAAAGAGCCGGTAAGCAAATGGTTCAACCTCGGCATATTTAACCCTGGCGGGCAGGTTGGCGCCATACAGTGGGAGGACTCTGTTTACAGTATCGTAAACCGGTCCGGCTGGGTAAGCGGGACTTCGCTCCGTCGCTCTCCCGTCATTGCGGTGGGCGAAAGCGCGCTGCTAAAAACGGCAGGGGCATCTGCACCTGAGGGCACGATACCGCTTGTGCTCGATAAAGATTCCGAACTCATACCCGAAGCTGTCCGCATCGACCATCATGTATACCGGGATTGCCGCGGCTTCTTCATACCAACCATGCATTAA
- the csm5 gene encoding type III-A CRISPR-associated RAMP protein Csm5, whose product MNITTESLTGIKSKVNAFTFEVYPFTPVFVGSGDKLIRNLDFITQGKSTYLLDLHKLFSHEIDNLAGLEQAITKQNLNAYIAKRNLKLANFVKRTLVGHCEGNELFMNVLTGTGDPMYPGSSVKGSLKSAVFHHYFVKKNIAGNRGRYRQLITQNGRPKNDKYASQDLQNELLVNNTSGKRGLNPNYDIGRVFRPADCVFGSGEMEVFNVAVVNETRNSFMWKKLGVGRNQESNFRDLREATKIALAGVRLGEDVFAQSTISIDQSAKEAINWPDDISVRMLAECCNKLSLELIEEDLVYFEDAAKDIPSLNKVVEELETIQDEIKAVMEDNKGKDNVAWLQRMGWGSGWLSMTGAHATDKNELLNELRAVYTRLGRERAEFPKSRKVVLSRTGQPQTVMGWLMVEQK is encoded by the coding sequence ATGAACATCACTACCGAATCGCTCACCGGCATCAAAAGCAAAGTGAACGCCTTCACCTTTGAGGTCTATCCCTTTACACCGGTTTTTGTAGGCTCCGGCGACAAGCTCATCCGAAACCTTGATTTTATTACGCAGGGGAAATCAACCTATCTGCTTGATCTCCATAAGCTCTTTTCGCATGAAATTGATAATTTAGCCGGGCTGGAGCAGGCCATTACAAAGCAGAATCTCAACGCGTACATCGCCAAGCGAAACCTGAAGCTGGCAAACTTTGTGAAACGTACGCTTGTCGGTCACTGTGAAGGTAACGAGCTGTTTATGAATGTACTCACAGGCACGGGAGATCCCATGTATCCCGGCAGCAGCGTGAAGGGGAGCCTGAAATCTGCTGTGTTTCATCATTATTTCGTCAAGAAAAATATAGCCGGCAACAGAGGTAGGTATCGTCAGTTGATTACCCAAAACGGAAGACCCAAGAATGATAAATATGCCTCACAGGATCTTCAAAACGAATTGCTCGTTAACAATACATCCGGAAAGAGGGGACTGAACCCGAACTATGATATTGGTCGGGTGTTCCGTCCGGCAGACTGTGTGTTTGGTTCCGGTGAGATGGAAGTGTTCAATGTGGCCGTAGTCAATGAAACCCGGAATAGCTTTATGTGGAAGAAACTGGGGGTTGGCCGGAACCAGGAAAGTAATTTCAGGGACTTACGTGAGGCGACCAAAATTGCCCTGGCCGGGGTCAGGTTAGGGGAAGATGTATTTGCACAGTCAACCATCAGCATAGATCAGTCCGCAAAAGAAGCAATTAACTGGCCGGACGATATTTCGGTACGTATGCTCGCCGAATGCTGCAATAAGCTTTCCCTTGAGCTTATCGAAGAAGACCTTGTCTATTTTGAAGATGCTGCGAAAGACATCCCGTCTCTGAACAAAGTTGTGGAAGAACTGGAAACCATTCAGGATGAAATCAAAGCGGTTATGGAGGATAACAAAGGCAAGGACAACGTAGCCTGGCTGCAGCGTATGGGCTGGGGTTCCGGCTGGCTGAGTATGACCGGTGCTCACGCAACGGATAAAAACGAATTACTCAATGAACTCAGGGCGGTGTACACGAGACTTGGTCGGGAACGCGCCGAATTCCCTAAATCACGCAAAGTAGTGCTGAGCCGTACAGGACAGCCGCAAACCGTAATGGGCTGGCTGATGGTAGAGCAGAAATAA
- a CDS encoding CRISPR-associated ring nuclease codes for MPHTLLCSLGTSPAIVLEALIAGPSGRLRDRYARLRCITTSNIPDKVKWLRARLADREFADLDVEIIEVPDFGELSSQEDHERFMESLIGFYLTHGTGADGPVSGERMLPDVCISGGYKTMSSGLLQAAHFLGARRVFHVFAEQFREVYNRHPETITDIRKGFDEDLVKVIEMGAEPGRSGILLQLEALRAAPHKMNFIRRQLHQVDQLAGHAETLQELPFPVLARFDAELLESLRSPASAWLKSGLFEQLPKIELHCHMGGFATDGPLLHEVRAAATWPEELRALAAPDFPAAWPHPEKPIPLNDYRSLGDATGSKLLKDPGCLEKHIELLYVHFQKERVVYAEVRCSPNNYALPDKGRTALTVLQHMQQVFEDCMKKAQDDGSFFVQVNLIIIVTRKRDGDLSDISRHLALAVTAHQPFRQADSPRCRVVGVDLAGFEDVSTRPMYFETDFDIAHRTGVAVTAHAGENDEVESIWQAVFRLKSRRLGHALNLFDAPDLFRAVVDRRIGIEMCPFANYQIKGFNPMEGCPEYPMLKYLRAGALVTANTDNIGISRAGLTENLKFLCRLCPEISMLEILQLQANAIETAFLSLEERIQIRRRIGEQLLQWSERRGGGVITS; via the coding sequence ATGCCACACACCCTTCTCTGTTCGCTCGGTACTTCCCCGGCTATTGTGCTGGAGGCGCTGATTGCGGGGCCTTCGGGCAGGCTGCGGGACCGGTATGCACGGTTGCGGTGTATCACGACTTCCAACATTCCGGATAAGGTGAAATGGCTGCGTGCGCGCCTTGCAGACCGCGAATTTGCGGATTTGGATGTGGAGATAATCGAAGTCCCCGACTTTGGGGAGCTGAGCTCGCAGGAAGATCACGAGCGGTTTATGGAATCCCTGATTGGGTTTTATCTCACACACGGAACCGGCGCAGATGGTCCGGTTTCGGGGGAACGCATGCTGCCGGATGTCTGCATTTCCGGCGGTTACAAAACGATGTCCTCGGGGCTGTTGCAGGCGGCGCATTTTTTGGGCGCGCGGCGGGTGTTTCACGTCTTTGCCGAGCAGTTCCGGGAGGTGTACAACAGGCATCCCGAAACTATAACGGATATCCGGAAGGGATTTGACGAAGACCTGGTTAAGGTCATCGAAATGGGCGCAGAGCCGGGTCGTTCGGGGATATTGCTTCAGCTTGAGGCGCTGCGGGCTGCACCGCACAAAATGAATTTCATCCGCAGACAGCTGCATCAGGTTGATCAGCTTGCCGGTCATGCGGAAACGCTTCAGGAGCTGCCCTTCCCCGTGCTTGCCCGCTTCGATGCCGAGCTGCTGGAAAGCCTGCGCAGTCCCGCATCGGCCTGGCTGAAATCAGGCCTGTTTGAGCAGCTTCCCAAGATTGAGCTGCATTGTCACATGGGCGGCTTCGCAACGGATGGTCCGCTGCTGCACGAAGTAAGAGCAGCTGCAACATGGCCGGAAGAATTGCGGGCACTGGCAGCGCCTGATTTTCCGGCAGCCTGGCCGCATCCCGAAAAGCCCATCCCCCTGAACGATTACCGCAGCCTCGGCGACGCGACCGGCTCAAAACTGCTGAAAGATCCCGGCTGTCTGGAAAAGCATATTGAGCTTTTGTATGTCCATTTTCAGAAGGAGCGTGTCGTGTATGCGGAGGTGCGCTGTTCGCCGAACAATTACGCCTTACCGGATAAAGGGCGAACGGCTCTGACGGTGCTGCAGCACATGCAGCAGGTTTTTGAGGACTGCATGAAAAAGGCACAAGATGATGGAAGCTTTTTCGTGCAGGTGAACCTCATCATTATCGTCACAAGGAAGCGCGACGGCGACCTTTCAGATATTTCCCGGCATCTTGCGCTTGCGGTTACGGCGCATCAGCCGTTCCGTCAAGCCGATAGCCCGCGCTGCCGGGTGGTCGGGGTTGATCTTGCCGGCTTTGAGGATGTGAGCACGCGCCCCATGTATTTTGAGACCGACTTCGATATTGCACATCGTACGGGTGTGGCGGTAACTGCACATGCCGGCGAAAACGACGAGGTGGAAAGCATCTGGCAGGCCGTGTTCCGGCTAAAAAGCCGCCGGCTGGGACATGCGCTGAATCTGTTCGATGCACCGGATTTGTTTCGGGCCGTAGTTGACCGGCGCATCGGTATTGAGATGTGTCCCTTCGCCAATTATCAGATTAAGGGGTTTAATCCGATGGAGGGTTGCCCCGAATACCCAATGCTCAAGTACCTCCGGGCCGGTGCCCTCGTAACGGCCAACACCGATAACATCGGCATCAGCCGGGCCGGACTCACGGAGAACCTGAAATTCCTGTGCAGGCTTTGTCCGGAAATCAGCATGCTCGAAATCCTACAACTGCAGGCCAATGCCATTGAAACGGCATTCCTCAGCCTTGAAGAGCGGATTCAGATCCGCCGCCGCATTGGCGAGCAGCTGCTGCAGTGGTCTGAAAGACGGGGCGGGGGTGTAATCACATCTTGA
- a CDS encoding type II toxin-antitoxin system VapB family antitoxin, whose product MRTNIDIDNKLMDEAVKYSGLSTKKEIVHEALRVLIQREKQKRIRNYRGKLSWDGDLDEMRNSKL is encoded by the coding sequence ATGCGTACAAACATTGATATCGACAATAAACTCATGGACGAAGCTGTGAAATATTCCGGCTTATCCACCAAAAAGGAAATCGTGCACGAAGCCCTTCGCGTGCTTATTCAGCGCGAAAAGCAGAAGCGCATCCGCAATTACCGGGGCAAACTCAGCTGGGATGGCGATTTGGATGAAATGCGAAACAGCAAGCTATAA
- the vapC gene encoding type II toxin-antitoxin system VapC family toxin gives MIVCDTSVWIDYFNGRSGAAADLLDELLGNELILMPDIILLELLQGFRTERDYRTAKALLAPLPKAAALTPDRAVWYSLYFRKLRQKGITIRKTNDIVIGGFCIDNRLPLLHNDRDFDLMASVLPLHLINPT, from the coding sequence ATGATCGTATGCGACACATCTGTCTGGATCGATTATTTCAACGGGCGTTCGGGTGCGGCTGCTGACCTGCTGGACGAGCTGCTGGGAAATGAGCTTATCCTGATGCCGGATATCATTCTGCTGGAGCTGTTGCAGGGGTTTCGAACGGAGCGGGATTACCGGACTGCTAAAGCACTGCTTGCCCCTTTACCCAAAGCTGCCGCGCTTACGCCGGACCGGGCGGTTTGGTATTCCCTGTATTTTAGAAAGCTCCGCCAAAAAGGGATCACCATCCGAAAAACCAATGATATTGTGATTGGCGGGTTTTGTATTGATAACCGTCTTCCGCTGCTGCACAATGACCGTGACTTCGATCTGATGGCTTCGGTCCTCCCGCTGCATCTCATCAACCCTACCTAA
- a CDS encoding Card1-like endonuclease domain-containing protein, with protein sequence MTLISIIGGQPAPNLLAFLQLRPTRHMLIHTDQSVGQANEFRQLLCSGYGVSEAAVELHAFPATHPGEIQQRAADLAARISAAGQSCCLNYTGGTKPLAIQLCRAFEPTGAPLLYVDTEGERMWQSSGDAHTEIPFNFRLRVKDVLALKGADIRSVSDKRVMAQRLPLCRWLTENRESQPVKQLLSDAAAFRNAPTYRPLDWRPRLEAGPLFVFSNEANPTQLEVRFDGRLFPQKKRSYWAELLAGGWLEDVVSSWLEQTREYDDVQTNLKIRPESASEKQRGEKADAAIKNEIDVIAVKNSVPIFVECKTGRVDQKAITNLFSIMETYGPRYRQGALVSWYPVTNTVLLEKIRDYGITLIEGPDVQGMERAVKRLWEKIVVRV encoded by the coding sequence ATGACCCTGATCAGCATCATTGGCGGACAGCCGGCGCCCAATTTGCTGGCCTTTTTACAGCTCAGGCCGACGCGGCACATGCTCATTCATACCGATCAATCGGTGGGTCAGGCAAATGAATTCCGTCAGCTGCTTTGCAGCGGGTACGGAGTGTCGGAGGCTGCGGTTGAGCTGCATGCATTTCCGGCAACCCATCCCGGTGAAATTCAGCAGCGGGCAGCCGATCTCGCGGCACGAATCTCAGCTGCGGGACAGAGCTGCTGCCTTAACTATACCGGCGGAACCAAACCGCTGGCGATACAGTTGTGCCGGGCCTTTGAGCCGACCGGCGCACCTTTGCTGTATGTGGATACGGAAGGCGAACGGATGTGGCAGAGTTCGGGGGATGCACACACCGAAATACCCTTTAACTTCAGACTCCGGGTGAAGGACGTACTCGCGCTAAAGGGCGCAGACATCCGCTCCGTAAGCGACAAGCGTGTAATGGCCCAGCGCCTGCCGCTCTGCCGCTGGCTCACCGAAAACCGCGAATCGCAGCCGGTAAAACAACTGCTTTCAGATGCCGCAGCTTTTCGGAATGCCCCGACGTACCGCCCGCTTGACTGGCGCCCGCGGCTGGAAGCCGGTCCCTTATTTGTGTTCAGCAATGAGGCGAATCCCACGCAATTGGAAGTCCGCTTCGATGGCCGCCTCTTTCCGCAGAAAAAGCGTAGCTACTGGGCTGAACTGCTGGCAGGGGGCTGGCTGGAAGATGTGGTCAGCAGCTGGCTAGAGCAAACCCGTGAATATGATGATGTGCAGACCAACTTAAAAATCCGTCCGGAATCAGCGTCTGAAAAACAGCGGGGCGAAAAAGCAGACGCGGCTATCAAGAATGAAATCGACGTAATCGCTGTCAAAAACTCGGTTCCGATTTTTGTGGAATGCAAAACGGGCCGGGTAGATCAGAAAGCCATCACCAACCTGTTCAGCATCATGGAAACCTACGGCCCCCGCTACCGTCAGGGCGCCCTCGTAAGCTGGTACCCCGTCACCAACACCGTACTCCTCGAAAAGATCCGCGATTACGGCATCACCCTCATAGAAGGCCCGGATGTTCAGGGGATGGAGCGTGCGGTGAAGCGCCTGTGGGAAAAGATTGTGGTGCGGGTGTGA
- a CDS encoding DUF6364 family protein: MKEKLTLHIDKNTLDRSRLQAKQKGTTLSQMVEDFLQQISESAAEPDESRKSILDEIMGCIVLDENKSYRTHIEEARAMKRDNHEDFN; encoded by the coding sequence ATGAAGGAAAAGCTTACGCTGCATATAGACAAAAATACCCTTGATCGCTCTCGCCTTCAGGCCAAGCAGAAAGGCACAACCCTTTCACAGATGGTCGAAGACTTTCTGCAGCAGATTTCGGAATCAGCCGCTGAACCTGATGAATCGCGGAAATCCATCCTCGATGAAATTATGGGCTGCATTGTACTTGATGAAAACAAATCATACAGAACGCATATTGAAGAAGCGCGGGCAATGAAACGTGATAATCATGAAGATTTTAATTGA
- a CDS encoding PIN domain-containing protein, which produces MKILIDSDVCLDVLVARVPFVIDSAKIFMAMESKIINGVITAESFTNIYYILRKQLGKQDAMNKLIKIRSISSIGPVLSSSIDKALHSDWSDFEDALQHQIALECNCKLIVTRNIKDYKLSLIDVFSPRDFVKYKLSKS; this is translated from the coding sequence ATGAAGATTTTAATTGATAGTGATGTCTGCCTTGATGTTTTAGTAGCAAGGGTGCCTTTTGTAATAGATTCTGCCAAAATATTTATGGCTATGGAGTCCAAAATAATCAATGGCGTTATAACTGCTGAATCATTTACAAACATATATTACATTCTTAGAAAACAATTGGGAAAACAGGATGCTATGAATAAACTCATAAAGATTAGAAGTATTTCAAGTATTGGACCTGTTTTGTCTTCTTCAATCGACAAAGCTCTACATTCAGATTGGAGTGACTTTGAAGATGCACTTCAGCATCAAATAGCGTTGGAATGTAATTGTAAGCTTATTGTTACCCGAAACATAAAGGATTACAAGTTATCATTAATTGATGTTTTTAGTCCAAGAGATTTTGTTAAGTATAAATTGAGTAAGTCATGA
- the csx2 gene encoding TIGR02221 family CRISPR-associated protein, which produces MGKIYAISFLGTSPYSKTIYVIQNKSYHEVYIQNAIKSHYKPEKHFIFATSLAKEKHEQGLLGRGFSQDEFVQISDGKTEAELWEIFSSIVETVPSDCRLVIDVTHGFRIQPMVALAVVVFLRFHKNISVEAILYGLYDHKNEENEVLDITSFLDIIDWTFGIRRLMEKGDASDLAGILSNFHRRSYLRNEAYKATGLSNFGNYLNGIMSAMAVVRPYDVISEASRSASMTEELKRDIENMPHTQPLGLFADQILQKLSEYAAPLADVSDLYSTKGIKSQLEIIDHYISVAQYQQALTLINELLIGFGLVLHVEDSMDLEKRKEMSYRLNAIRKGSFIAKAETWEYELVEILKLSVDYRNDVNHAGMRPDPKSAKSIVKQTKELAESVRIFVDKHLPAVFINDGNNAEA; this is translated from the coding sequence ATGGGAAAAATTTATGCAATTTCGTTTTTAGGAACATCCCCATATAGCAAAACGATATATGTGATTCAAAACAAATCGTATCATGAAGTCTATATCCAAAATGCTATTAAATCTCACTACAAACCCGAAAAACATTTTATTTTTGCTACCAGCTTAGCTAAAGAGAAGCATGAGCAAGGTCTTTTGGGGCGTGGGTTTTCGCAAGATGAGTTTGTACAGATCTCAGACGGAAAAACTGAAGCCGAGCTTTGGGAAATATTTAGCTCAATTGTTGAAACCGTGCCTTCCGACTGTCGCCTTGTGATCGACGTAACCCATGGTTTTCGAATTCAGCCAATGGTTGCGCTTGCTGTTGTAGTTTTTCTCAGGTTCCATAAAAATATTTCTGTTGAAGCTATATTGTATGGTCTTTATGATCATAAAAATGAGGAAAATGAAGTTCTTGATATCACTTCCTTTCTTGACATAATTGATTGGACTTTCGGTATCAGAAGACTTATGGAAAAAGGAGATGCGTCAGACTTAGCGGGAATTTTGAGCAACTTCCACAGAAGAAGCTACCTGCGAAATGAAGCGTACAAAGCTACAGGACTGAGTAATTTTGGAAACTATTTGAACGGCATTATGAGCGCGATGGCAGTTGTCAGGCCTTATGATGTCATCTCTGAAGCCTCAAGGTCAGCTTCAATGACGGAAGAATTAAAGCGGGATATTGAAAATATGCCGCATACGCAACCACTGGGGTTGTTTGCCGACCAAATTCTTCAAAAGCTTAGTGAATATGCTGCCCCATTAGCCGATGTTTCAGATTTATACTCCACTAAAGGTATAAAATCACAGCTTGAGATAATTGACCACTACATAAGTGTTGCCCAATATCAGCAGGCACTTACTTTGATAAACGAATTGCTGATTGGCTTCGGACTCGTTCTTCATGTGGAAGATTCGATGGATCTGGAAAAAAGAAAGGAAATGAGCTACAGATTAAATGCAATTCGAAAGGGTAGTTTTATTGCCAAGGCCGAAACCTGGGAATATGAATTGGTTGAAATTCTTAAGCTGTCTGTTGATTACAGAAACGATGTAAATCATGCAGGAATGAGACCTGATCCTAAAAGTGCAAAATCCATTGTAAAACAGACCAAAGAACTGGCTGAGAGCGTGAGGATATTTGTGGATAAGCACCTGCCCGCTGTGTTTATAAATGATGGTAACAACGCTGAAGCTTAG
- a CDS encoding CRISPR-associated protein, whose amino-acid sequence MLLNLSNHPSAAWSEVQLAAARSRFGQEIQDLPHPEIPPEAGSEEVVQLAEAYFEKVIALNPKAVHIMGEQTFCFALIQKLLHAGIPCYASTTRRQVDHLSDTEIRRSFVFVRFREYG is encoded by the coding sequence ATGCTCCTCAACCTCTCCAATCATCCGTCTGCTGCGTGGTCCGAAGTGCAGCTTGCCGCGGCCCGCTCCCGTTTCGGGCAGGAAATACAGGACCTGCCCCATCCGGAAATCCCGCCGGAGGCCGGTTCGGAGGAAGTTGTGCAGCTCGCAGAGGCGTACTTTGAAAAGGTAATAGCCCTCAACCCAAAAGCCGTGCACATTATGGGGGAGCAGACGTTTTGTTTTGCCCTGATCCAAAAGCTGCTGCACGCCGGCATCCCCTGCTACGCAAGCACAACCCGCCGGCAGGTCGATCACCTCAGCGACACGGAAATCCGGCGCAGCTTCGTGTTTGTGCGCTTCCGGGAATACGGGTGA